A segment of the Hymenobacter volaticus genome:
AGGGTACTAGCCTTCTTGCTACTGGTAACGGTAGCCGCGACGCGGAAACCTATGTTTAGCATGGCGGACGACGGGCCGCTTAGACTGCTAAGTATCTCATCAGGCCAGATTTAGGCTTGCAGCTCGAGGCTATTTCATTTTTGGTTCTAATTTGTAGCCGACGCCCTCGTTGTACGGCGCCGCTACAACAGGGCTTCCCTCGTCTATGTCTCTTTCCGGCAACAACAATACCCTACGGTACGACACGCAATTGGCACGCCCCAGCCAGAAGCACCAGACTACGTCATCACCTACGGGGCCGGAGGCTGACGTAGTTACCGAAACCCAACTGCTGCGCGAGCAACGATGGCCTGAGTTGACGGTCCAGCTTTTTGCCGAACCCGCTTGCGTGACACCGGTACAGCTCGGGCCTCCTAGCCAATTACGCCTGCTGTTGCTGCTCTCGGGTACCATGCGCATGCACGTGCACAGCGGCGGGCGCGAGCTTGCGTATACCTCGCAGGCGGGTACCGTAAAGCTCACTACTCCTAACCACTTACCATACCAGATGCACTGGTCGACGCTCACCGCTGACCCGGTGCGCACGGCCCATCTTTACCTCCCGCTTGAGTTGCTGTCCCGCACGGCCGACGCAGCCGGCCTTAATTCCGCCCGCGTAGAGCTAGCCGAAGGCTGCGCTATCCCCGATCCGCTGCTCTACCAGGTAGGCTGCGCGCTGGCTCAGCAAGCAAATAATGCCCCGGAATCCGACCGGCTATTTGCGGAAACAGCCACCCAGTTGCTGGCGGCTCAACTGCTGCGCCAGCATTGTGTTTTCGTGCACGAACTGCCCGACCACCGGGGCAAGCTAACGAGCAAGCAGGTGCAGCAGATACGTGACTTTGTACAAGACCAAATAGGGGAAGTTATTCGGCTGGAAGACTTGGCGGCCCTGGTGTTTCTAAGCTCGTACCACTTTTGCCGGGTGTTCAAGCGCACCACAGGTTTGTCCCCCAATCAGTTTGTAATTCGCCAGCGGATGGAGCGGGCCAGTGAGTTGCTGCGGCACTCCGGTCTAAGCGTAAAGCAGGTTGCCTTTGCGGTAGGGTACACCAACCACGCGCATTTCACGCAGCTCTTCGTCCGCCATACCAAGCAGCTCCCACTGCGGCTCACCCAAAAGCGCAAGGCCGAAGAACGGGCGCCCCGAAACGACACCTAAAAGAAGGCAATAATCCGGCAGCAAATAGCAATAAACCGTTAAACTGCGACAATAAGGGCCGCGTTTAGCAACTGGGCAGCATTTTCTGCTCCACTTCTAAACGCAAGTCTTTGTGGTAAACTTAACGGACAAAGTGATGCTGGTCACTGGTTCTTCGCGGGGTATTGGGGCCGCTATTGCCCAAGCTGCCGCGCAGGCCGGGGCCAAGGTAATTGTAAACTACGCCGGCAATCAGACCGAGGCCCTCGCCGTAGTAGCAACCATCGAACAAGCGGGGGGCAGGCCGTAGCCGTGCAGGCCGATATCAGTCAGCCAGCCGACGTGAAACGCTTATTCGCCAAGGCCCTCGCCCATTTTGGGCGCCTCGACGTGCTGGTAAACAACGCCGGTATTATGACGCTAAGTCCCTTGCAGGACACGAGCGACGAGGATTTCCAGCGCACGATGGACATCAACGTCAAGGGCGTATTCAACACCCTGCGCGAGGCCGCTACCCAACTCAGTGACGGCGGCAGCATCATCAACTTCTCTAGTTCGGTCACGCGGCTGATGCTGCCGACCTACGCACTCTACTGCGCCAGCAAAGGAGCCGTGGAGCAGCTGACGCGAGTTTTCGCTAAAGAAATGGGGAGTCGGCGCATCCGCGTCAATTCTGTCTCGCCGGGCCCGGTCAATACCGAGCTCTTCACCAAGGGTAAGCCGCAGGAAGTTATCGACAGCCTAGGCGCCATGGCCGCCTTCAACCGCATCGGCGAGCCCGATGACATTGCCCGCGTGGTGCTGTTGCTGGCCAGCGACGACAGTAGCTGGGTAACCGGCCAGAATATAGGCGCCAACGGCGGCTTTGCTTGAGCTACTAGTCTGGGAGATTTTGTTTACCGACTCCTTCCTCGTTTTATACTCTTTTCATTGTCAGATATGTCAACCATTTCTTTAACCGGAAAAGTAGCGCTCATCACGGGCTCATCCAGTGGTCTGGGCAAGGCAATTGCCGAGCGGTATGCGTCGCTGGGCGCAGATGTGGTAGTGCACTACGCCAAAAGCAAAGCCGGGGCCGACTCGGTCGTTGAAACCATTACCGGCCTAGGACAACGGGCCGTTGCCATCCAAGCCGATGTTTCCAAAGTGGCGGACATCGAGCGGCTGTTTGCGGAAGCGCTGGCCAATTTCGGCAAACTTGACATCGTAGTAGCCAACGCCGGCATGGAGCTAGTGGAAACTCCAGTTACCGAGTTTACAGAGGCGCAGTTCGATCAGGTGTTTACCCTCAATGCCAAAGGCAGCTACTTCACGCTGCAGCAAGCCGCCAAGCACGTAACCGATAACGGCCGCATTATCTACGTGGCTTCCAGCACCACGGTATTTCCGGTGCCTGGTATGGCCGTGTACGGTGGCAGCAAAACAACGCCGCGCTACCTAGTCGATGTGTTAGCGAAAGAAATTGGGCACCGGGGAGTTACCGTGAATTCGTTGATTCCATTTGCCATCGACCACTCCGGCATCTTCGCCGACCCGGAGGCCCACCCCGAGTTGCGCAAGTCGCTCATCGATAGCTGTCCGATGGGCCGCCTGGGCAGCGTGGAAGACGTAGCTAACCTGGCCGAATTTTTTGCGAGCGACTTATCTTCTTTTGTCAATGGGCAGCACCTACTAGCGAACGGCGGGGCTACGCAATAGCGAAGTCACTTTACTTACCTGCTACTCTGCGTCCTTTCAACTAAACCAAAGCGCCTTTTGAATAAACCTGCCTTTCGCTAAGCAGTGACCTTTGTACCGTCAACAACGAAGAACACAACTTCTTATGAAAGCGGTCAGAATTCATGCCTTTGGCGGACCCGAGGTCCTGCAAGTAGAAGACATCACGCGCCCAGTGCCGGCGCCCGATGAGATTTTAGTCCAAGTGTATGCCAGTGGCGTAAACCCAGTCGATTGGGTAGTCCGGCAAGGCGGCAACGACGCACTGAGGTCCTTCCTAAAGCTACCCCTCACCCTTGGATGGGATGCGGCCGGCATTGTGGAGGAAGTAGGGAGCGACGTAACTGGCTTTCAAAAAGGTGATGCCGTGTATGGGGTTCCTAATTTTCCGGGCGATGGCAGCTACGCCGAGTATTGCGCGGCCAAAGCCAGTCAATTTGCTTTGAAGCCCAAAAACATCAGCTTCAATGAGGCAGCGGGGGTACCGCTGGCCGGCCTCACCGCCTGGACTGGCCTCTTCGGGCACGGTAAGTTCCAGCCCGGACAACGCGTTTTGATTAAAGGGGCTTCGGGGGCGTAGGGAGCCTTGCCGTACAGTTCGCCAAAGCGAAAGGGGCCTATGTTATCGGCAGCGCCTCGGCTGGCAACCTAGATTTTCTGAAGGAGTTGGGAGCCGATGAAGTACTCGATTATCGGGCCCAACCGTTCGATGAAGTGGTGCGCGACGTGGACATGGTGTTTGACGCTTCACCCCTGCGCGACAACGAGGAACGCCTGAAATCCGTGACCGTCCTGAAAGAAGGAGGCGTCCTGGTAAGCGTCAATGTTGATTTTCCGTTTAGCGAGGAAGTGCTGGCGGCCCTGGCCCAGAAAGGCGCCACGGGCGAACTGGTGGCCAACCAACCCCGGCAGGACTGGTTAGCCGAAATAACCCAGCTCATGGAGGCCAACAAAGTAAAAGTGCTTATCAGCCAAGTGTTTCCGCTAGACCAAGTGGTAGCTGCCCACCGCGAAAGTGAAACCTGGCACGTGCGAGGCAAGTTGATACTGGAAGTAAAACAAGAAGGCTAGCCAGGATGCGGCATTTTAAAACGATAAGCGAATTTCATGCGTTTGCGCGGCTGCCCAAGCCGCAGCATCCGCTCTTTAGCGTAGTCGATGTGGGAGCCGTGCCGCCGAGCGAGGAGGAGCCGACTACCATGCTGCTGGATTTTTATTCCATTTCAGTCAAACGAATGCGTAATGTCAACATCAAGTATGGGCAGCATTCGTTTGATTTCAAGGAAGGCATCATGTCTTTTATGGCGCCTAGCCAAGTGTTTAGTATAGCGGTTGCCAACAAAGACGAAGCGGTAGAAAAATCAGGGTGGGTGCTATACATCCATCCTGATTTCATCTGGAATACGCCGCTGGCCAAAACCATCAAGCAATACGAATTTTGGGATTATTCGCTCAGTGAGGCCTTGTTTCTTTCGGCCAAGGAAGAGGCAATTATCACGACCATTATTCAGGCTATTGATCAAGAATATCAGTCAACTATCGACCGGTTTAGCAAGCAGATTATCACTTCGCACGTGGAGAGTTTGTTGAATTATGCCGACCGATTTTATCATCGCCAGTTCATCACGCGGGAAAAAACCAACCACCAAGCACTCGAGCAGGTAGAAACCCTTCTAGATGCGTATTTCAACAGTCCCGATTTGGCGGAAAGAGGCTTGCCTAGCGTGCGCTACGTGGCCGAGCAACTGCATCTGTCACCTAAGTACTTAAGTACCTTGCTGCGCGTACTGACCGGGCAAAACACCCAGCAGCACATTCACGCGAAGCTGATTGCGAAAGCCAAAGAAAAATTAGCAACTACTACCCTGACCGTCAGCGAAATTGCCTACGAGCTAGGCTTCGAACATTTGCCTTCCTTTAGCAAGCTGTTCAAAACCAAAACGAAGCTGTCGCCAGTGGAATTTAGAACTTCTTTTAATTAACGAAAAGACAAACCCTGACTATAAGGCTGTGCTACCAGTAAGGCAGTTGAGACTGTAGCTCACGCAGGATTTCTTTAATTAATTGCGGCTGGCTGAAACTCCTTTTAATCTGTCCCTATTTGTCACACGACAGCCGCCAGATAAATCAGTGTACGGCGAGTCAAAGGTTTCCTTGGTGTAAAGCAGTGGAATACAACGGCACTCTTAGGCATAGGAAGAGGAAACCCCTTACGTTTCCTCTTCCTTGGGGAGAATTCATGAACTTACCGCTCTGCGCTAGTCAACCATCTGTATCCCACTCTATGAACGTCTGCTCTCTTCTTCGCGCTGTGCTGGTCGGGGTGGCGCTACTCGCTGGTCTGCTTCCCGTCGCCTCGGCTCAGCCCCAACCTGCCCGCACCTTCACAAATCCCTTGCGCGATGAGGGGCCCGATCCGTGGGTGACGCAGCACGGTGGCTTCTATTACTACACCAACACAACGGGTAAGAACATCACCCTTTGGAAAACTAAAGCCTTGAGTGAAGTGCGCACGGCGCCGGCCACTGTCGTGTGGACGCCGCCCGCCACCGGCCCCAACTCCACACAGCTTTGGGCCCCGGAACTACATTTTCTCGACGGCAAGTGGTATCTGTACTACACAGCCACCGACCGGGCAAATCCGGGCGACCAAAGCCGGTACGTGTTCGTGCTGGAAAACTCTAGCCCCGACCCTACAACCGGCACCTGGACCGACCGGGGCAAGGTCAATACCCGTTACCCCGGCCTCGATGGCTCCGTATTCGAACAGGGCGGCCAGCGCTATTTTCTGTACTCGGCCTATGTAGGGCCGCAGAGCGTGCTCGCAATTGCGCCCATGCAAACCCCCTGGGCATTGAGCGCCGGCCAGGAAGTTGTCATTGCTCAACCCACGCTCGCCTGGGAAAAGGGCGGTGGCCGCCAGATCTTGGAAGGACCCGAGTTTCTGCGTGGACAGCAAGGCCAACTGTTCGTGGTTTATTCGGCTAGTGCCTGTTGGGATGACAAGTATTGCTTGGGCATGCTCACGGCACAAAAGGGCAGTGACCCACTCAAGCCAAGCTCCTGGATAAAAGCGGCAACTCCCGTCTTCCAGTTTTCGGCCCCACAGAGCGTGTGGGGCACCGGGCACAATTGCTTCACCAAGTCGCCGGATGGGCGCCAAGACTGGATAGTTTACCACGCCAAATCGGCGGCCGATGGAAAGTGTGAAGACCGCAGTTCTCGTATGCAGCAATTCACCTGGAATTCCAATGGCACGCCCAACTTCGGGACGCCGGTACCACTGACGCAGCGTCTACCCAAGCCTTCAGGCGAGTAAGCGACGAAATCGCCGTCTGAGGTTGAATAGAACCCAAGCATATGGGATTGAAAACCTGATATTCGGCCCGCTTAACAAACACTAATCCCCATTGGGACTAAGTGGCCGATGCTTACCACATTTGGGTTAACTGTCAAAATCATCCCTCAGCCCTGCCCTGAAAGAACATAATTGGGTTGTGCATCTGTTCAGTTCAAATAAGCAGCCGAATAAGCTGTCATCACGCAGTCGGTTGCCACCGCTTTTGCTCCAGAAGCCCATACCATAAGCGCTGAGCAAGCGCTGGCTAGGGTCCTGCTCCTATGCAGCACGCCTAG
Coding sequences within it:
- a CDS encoding helix-turn-helix domain-containing protein; the protein is MSLSGNNNTLRYDTQLARPSQKHQTTSSPTGPEADVVTETQLLREQRWPELTVQLFAEPACVTPVQLGPPSQLRLLLLLSGTMRMHVHSGGRELAYTSQAGTVKLTTPNHLPYQMHWSTLTADPVRTAHLYLPLELLSRTADAAGLNSARVELAEGCAIPDPLLYQVGCALAQQANNAPESDRLFAETATQLLAAQLLRQHCVFVHELPDHRGKLTSKQVQQIRDFVQDQIGEVIRLEDLAALVFLSSYHFCRVFKRTTGLSPNQFVIRQRMERASELLRHSGLSVKQVAFAVGYTNHAHFTQLFVRHTKQLPLRLTQKRKAEERAPRNDT
- a CDS encoding glycoside hydrolase family 43 protein codes for the protein MNVCSLLRAVLVGVALLAGLLPVASAQPQPARTFTNPLRDEGPDPWVTQHGGFYYYTNTTGKNITLWKTKALSEVRTAPATVVWTPPATGPNSTQLWAPELHFLDGKWYLYYTATDRANPGDQSRYVFVLENSSPDPTTGTWTDRGKVNTRYPGLDGSVFEQGGQRYFLYSAYVGPQSVLAIAPMQTPWALSAGQEVVIAQPTLAWEKGGGRQILEGPEFLRGQQGQLFVVYSASACWDDKYCLGMLTAQKGSDPLKPSSWIKAATPVFQFSAPQSVWGTGHNCFTKSPDGRQDWIVYHAKSAADGKCEDRSSRMQQFTWNSNGTPNFGTPVPLTQRLPKPSGE
- a CDS encoding helix-turn-helix domain-containing protein, translating into MRHFKTISEFHAFARLPKPQHPLFSVVDVGAVPPSEEEPTTMLLDFYSISVKRMRNVNIKYGQHSFDFKEGIMSFMAPSQVFSIAVANKDEAVEKSGWVLYIHPDFIWNTPLAKTIKQYEFWDYSLSEALFLSAKEEAIITTIIQAIDQEYQSTIDRFSKQIITSHVESLLNYADRFYHRQFITREKTNHQALEQVETLLDAYFNSPDLAERGLPSVRYVAEQLHLSPKYLSTLLRVLTGQNTQQHIHAKLIAKAKEKLATTTLTVSEIAYELGFEHLPSFSKLFKTKTKLSPVEFRTSFN
- a CDS encoding NADP-dependent oxidoreductase gives rise to the protein MKAVRIHAFGGPEVLQVEDITRPVPAPDEILVQVYASGVNPVDWVVRQGGNDALRSFLKLPLTLGWDAAGIVEEVGSDVTGFQKGDAVYGVPNFPGDGSYAEYCAAKASQFALKPKNISFNEAAGVPLAGLTAWTGLFGHGKFQPGQRVLIKGASGA
- a CDS encoding SDR family oxidoreductase, with protein sequence MSTISLTGKVALITGSSSGLGKAIAERYASLGADVVVHYAKSKAGADSVVETITGLGQRAVAIQADVSKVADIERLFAEALANFGKLDIVVANAGMELVETPVTEFTEAQFDQVFTLNAKGSYFTLQQAAKHVTDNGRIIYVASSTTVFPVPGMAVYGGSKTTPRYLVDVLAKEIGHRGVTVNSLIPFAIDHSGIFADPEAHPELRKSLIDSCPMGRLGSVEDVANLAEFFASDLSSFVNGQHLLANGGATQ
- a CDS encoding zinc-binding dehydrogenase, encoding MGSASAGNLDFLKELGADEVLDYRAQPFDEVVRDVDMVFDASPLRDNEERLKSVTVLKEGGVLVSVNVDFPFSEEVLAALAQKGATGELVANQPRQDWLAEITQLMEANKVKVLISQVFPLDQVVAAHRESETWHVRGKLILEVKQEG